A region from the Pseudodesulfovibrio sp. JC047 genome encodes:
- a CDS encoding response regulator transcription factor, with the protein MSAQKILVVEDHRDTRELLKYNLSAAGFSVAAAEDGQLGLELADAFKPDLILLDLMMPGTDGLEVCRHLKGDPGLARIPVIMLTAKGDEVDKIVGLELGADDYVVKPFSPRELILRIKAILRRAGAPEPNAPKLWEREGLKIDFEAHQIKIDGQETPLTATEFKLLTVLIAGAGKVQTRDNLLDTVWDTHFEGYSRTVDTHVRRLRQKIEPYASWIETIRGVGYRFKA; encoded by the coding sequence GTGTCAGCACAGAAAATATTGGTCGTTGAAGATCACAGAGACACGCGGGAACTGCTCAAATACAATCTGTCGGCAGCGGGATTTTCTGTTGCAGCGGCGGAGGACGGGCAACTGGGACTGGAACTTGCTGATGCTTTCAAACCGGATCTGATCCTGTTGGACCTGATGATGCCGGGCACAGATGGATTGGAAGTGTGCCGTCATCTTAAAGGTGACCCTGGCCTGGCCCGCATCCCGGTCATTATGCTGACGGCCAAGGGGGATGAAGTTGACAAGATCGTCGGTCTCGAACTGGGTGCCGATGACTATGTTGTCAAACCGTTTTCACCGCGAGAACTTATCTTACGGATCAAGGCGATTCTTCGCCGCGCAGGCGCACCGGAACCAAATGCACCGAAACTCTGGGAGCGGGAAGGACTCAAAATCGATTTCGAAGCCCATCAGATAAAGATTGACGGTCAAGAAACACCATTGACGGCCACGGAGTTCAAACTGCTGACAGTGCTGATTGCCGGTGCGGGAAAAGTTCAGACCAGAGACAATTTGCTGGATACGGTGTGGGACACCCATTTTGAAGGATATTCACGGACAGTGGATACCCACGTCAGACGACTTCGCCAAAAAATCGAACCATATGCTTCTTGGATTGAGACGATCCGGGGGGTAGGATACCGTTTCAAGGCATAA